From the genome of Streptomyces xanthophaeus:
CGGCCGAGAAGACCGCGCTGACCGTCACCCTGGACGGGGTCGAGGGGAACGATCCGATCAGTGTGCTGCGCGCCGAAGTGGCCACCTCCAAGGCGACCGCCGACACGACCCGGGCCGAGGCGGAGGCGAACCTCGCCAAGGCCTCCGTCCACGTGCCCGGACTGCCGCTGCTCTCCCTCGTCGAGGTGGAGAAGGTCACCTCCAAGGCCGTCTGCGAGGCGGGCAAGAAGCCGGTGGCGAGCGCGAACGCCCTCGGGGCGGTGACGGCGCTCGGCAAGAAGGTCACCCTGTCGGCGGGCGGCCCCACCACGGTCGAGGTCCCCGGAGTGGGCCGGATCGACCTGGAACTGTCCGCCACGGAGACCACCGGCACCACGGCGGCCGCGGCCGCGCTCCGCCTGAAGGTGGCGGTGAACCCGCTGAACCTGAACGTGGCGAAGGTCGACGGCGAGATCGTGCTCGCCGAGGCGCACTGCGAGTCCCCGAAGGGCGCGGCGCCGGCGGCGAACCCGCCCGTGGACCCGGACGTCAAGCCCCAGACGGGGACCGGCTCCGGTTCCGCCACGTCCGGCGGCATCAGCGGCACCACCGGCGCCAACCTCGCCGAGACCGGCGGCGGTTCACTGACTCCCTACGTCGCAGGCGGGGCCCTGACCCTGCTCGCCATCGGCGGGGGCGCGCTTCTGATCACCCGGCGGGGCAGGGCCTCGTAGGGCGGTCGGGAGCCCCGGGCCGCCGCCCGGCGCGCGCCCGCCCCGAGGAGCGCACGGAGGGGAGTGCTCAACGGGTGACGGGGCGAGGACGGGCGGCGTGTCCGGTGACTCATGGGCCGGCGGGCCCGGCGGGTGACATGCTCACGTACCCGGAGCCCGGAGGGTGACGGGCTCAGCGGGTGGCGTGTTCCAGTCCCTGGCCGCCCGCGCCACGCGACATCACGGCCTCGGTGACCTGCTGGTCGATCCGCGCGTACTCGCTCCGCTTCGCGGCGGGGAGCGAGGTGTCCGAGGCCGCGCAGGAGGCGCAGACGACGCGGAACGGCGACCCCATGTCCGAGTACTGCGTGAGGTATTCGGCCTTCACCACCTCCCAGCGGCCCGGCCGGCCCGCCGCCGGCGAGAAGGTGAAGCGGGGGACCGAGGACTGGTTGCCGCGCAGCTTGTCGGCCGGTACGAAGCTGGCGACCTGGTCGCCCATCCCGAAGACCACCCACGTGCCGTTGATCTTCTCGTAGGGCTGCGGCACGTGGTTGTGCGTGCCGATGATCAGATCGATGTCGGGGAGTCCGTCGGCCGGGCGGGAGGCGGTCAGCTCCTGCGCCAGCGCCTTCTGCTGTTCGTCCGGCGCGGTCTGCCACTCGGTGCCCCAGTGGACGCTGAGCACCACCACGTTCGCGCCCCCCGCCCGCGCGGCCCGGGCGTCGGCGATGATCCGGTCCTTGTCGATCAGATTGACGGCCCACGGCTTGCCCTGGGGGAGCGGGATGCCGTTCGTGCCGTACGTGTAGGAGAGCTGGGCGACCTTCGCGCCGCCCGCCGCGAGCAGCGCCGGGGCCTTGGCCTCCTCCGCACTGCGGGCCGAGCCGACGTGCGGGATGCCGACCCGGTCGAGGTGCTCCAGGGTGCGGGCGAGGCCCTCGTAGCCGTCGTCCAGGGTGTGGTTCGAGGCGGTGGAGCAGCTGTCGTACCCGGCGTCCTTGAGCGCGTCCGCCAACTGGTGCGGAGCCTTGAAGGTGGGATAGCCGGTGTAGGGGCCGCCGGGGCGCCCGTACGGTATCTCGTGGTGGCATATCGCCAGGTCGGCGGCGGAGACCAGGGGTTTGACCCCGGCGAGTATCTTCCGGAAGTCGTACTCCCCGGCCTTGCCCGCGTCGTCCGCCGACCGCTGGACGATCGACGGGTACGGGATGATGTCGCCGGTCGCCACCAGCGTGAACGGCTTTCCCGGGGCGGCGGCCTGCGGCGCGTCCGGCTTCCCCCGCGCCGGCTCGCCCTGCCCCGGATCGCCCTGGAGCCGCTGCTCCGAGGCGGGCGCCGCGCCGCTGTCGAGCAGCCGTGGCACGGCGTAGATCCCGCCGCCCACGACCGCGAGCGCGGCCAGCGCCGTGCCTGCCCTGACGTACGCCTTCATTCCCGACCCCCGGTGTCATGCGCTGATGACCGATGCGGGGATCCTCACCCGGCCCCGCCCCCGCGGCCATCGTAGGGGGCCGAACGGGTGACCGCATCATCAGCGCTCGGTAAGGACCGCAGGTCAGGCGGGTGCCGTGGAGGCCGACACCCGCAGCTCACGGTCGGCATGCGCGGCTCACGCGCAGCTCACGCCCCGTGCGCACACGGCTCACGGTCAGCGCGCGGTCAGTGCGAGGGCGTGGTCCAGTGCCTGGAGCAGCCGGCCCGTCGTCGCCCGGTCGCGCACCGCCAGCCGGAGCCAGGAGTGGTCCAGCCCCGGGAAGGTGTCCCCGCGGCGGACGGCGAATCCGAGGGCGCGCAGCCGGGTGCGGACCTCCGCCCCGCCCGCCACCCGGATCAGGACGAACGGCCCCTCCGCCACCCCGGCGACCGTCACCTCGTCGAACTCCGCGAGCCCGGCCAGCAGATGCGCCCGGTCCACCGCGATCCGCCGGGCCGCCTCCTCCGCCTCGGCCAGCGCCGCCGGAGCCACACAGGCCTCGGCCGCGACCAGCGCCGGGGTCGACACCGGCCACAACGGCTGCGCGGCCGCCAGTTCCGCGATCACCTCGGGCTCGGCCAGCACGTAGCCGATCCGCAGCCCCGCCAGCCCCCACGTCTTGGTCAGGCTCCGCAGCACCACCAGCCCCGGCAGGTCCATCCGTCCGGCCAGGGCCTCCCGCTCGCCCGGCACGGCGTCCATGAAGGCCTCGTCCACGACCAGGATCCGGCCGGGCCGGGCCAGCGCCGCCAGCGTCCCCGCCGGGTGCAGCACGGACGTCGGGTTGGTCGGATTGCCGATCAACACCAGGTCCGCGTCCTCGGGCACGTCCGCCGGGTCCAGCCGGAAGCCGTCCGCCGCCCGCAGCACCACGCGCCCGACCTGGTGCCCCGCGTCCCGCAGGGCCGCCTCCGGCTCGGTGAACTGCGGATGCACCACGACCGGCCGTACGGCTCCCAGGGCCCGGGCGATCAGTACGAAGGCCTCCGCGGCCCCGGCCGTCAACAGCACCCGCTCGACCGGCAGCCCGTGCCGGGCCGCCACCGCCGCGCGGGCGCGCCGCCCGTCGGGGTAGGCGGCGAGATCCCCGAGGGAGGCGGCGATCCGCTGCTTGAGCCAGTCCGGGGGAGTGTCCGCCCGTACGTTGACCGCCAGGTCCACCAGCGCCGAGCCCGCGTCGATCACCTCGGCGTCCCCGTGGTGGCGCAGGTCGTGCGTGTGCGCCGTGGCCACGGCGCAGGTCGCCGACACCGACCGCCGCTTGGGCACGAGGAGTTCCCCGCCGCCCGCCAGGGCCGCGGCCTCGGCCACCGAGGGGGTCCCGGTGGCGGCGCGCGCCGCCTCCGAGGGGTGCGGCACGGCGATGCCGGCCAGCCGGGCGGCGGGGTAGCTCACCACGGGCACGCCGAAACGTTCCGCCGCACCCGTGATCCCGGCCTCGCCCGCCTTCGACTCCACCGTGGCCAGCGCCGTCACCGCCCCCAGGGCCAGCCCGGCCCCCCGCAGCGTCTCCTCGACCAGGGCGCAGACCTCCGCGACGGAAACCCCCGCGCGTCCGCCGACCCCGACCACCACCTGCGTCGCGTACTCGCCCACCGGGGGCCCTCCTTCCGTAGTCACCGTCGCCGTCACTGGAACACCACCGGCCGGGCGGCCGTCAACCCTCCGACACCCGCCGTCCGCGCGCGGACGTGCGCGCGGGGCGAGGAGTCTGTATTCAGGGGCGCATGGCCGTGATCGTGGCGTTGGGCGCGTTCCTGATGACCCTGGCGGGCGGATGGGCGGCGCAGCGCGTCACCGACCGCCGCCACCTCGTGCTGGGCCTGGCCGGCGGGCTGATGCTCGGCGTCGTGGGCCTGGACCTGCTCCCGGAGGCCCTCCACGCGGCGGGCGCCGAGGTGTTCGGCGTACCGCTCGCCCTCCTGCTCTTCGTCGGCGGCTTCCTCGTCACGCACGTCGTGGAGCGGCTGCTGGCGGTCCGTCAGGCCGCGCACGGCGCCGAGAACGGCGGCCGCACCCCCCAGGTCGGGCTGACCGCGGCCGCGGCCATGGTCGGCCACAGCCTCGCCGACGGGGTGGCCCTGGGCGCGGCCTTCCAGGTCGGCGGGGGGATGGGCGTGGCCGTGGCGCTGGCCGTCATCACCCACGACTTCGCCGACGGGTTCAACACGTACACGCTCACCAGCCTCTACGGGAACGACCGCCGCAAGGCCCTGATGATGCTCTTCGCGGACGCCGTCGCCCCCGTCGTGGGCGCGGCGTCCACTCTGCTGTTCACCCTTCCGGAGGAACCCCTCGGCGCATACCTCGGCTTCTTCGGAGGCGTCCTGCTGTACCTCGCGTCCGCCGAGATCCTCCCCGAGGCACACCACAAGCACCCCGCCCTGTCCACGCTGATGTGCACGGTGGGCGGGGTGGCCGGGATTTGGCTGGTGGTGGGCATCGCGGACTGAACGCCGACCGCGGACGGAGGAGGCGGCGGTCACCGCCGTGCTGCCGCGGCTTCCGTGAAACGGCGCGCGACGGACGGCTCCGCCGCCCAGTGCGTGTGCAGATAGCTCGCGTGCACACCCTGCTGCACGAAGCCCTCGACCCGGCGCTCCGGGTGCGTGAACCCCCACGCCGGGGCCGCCCCGGCGCCCGGCTCGATCACCGTCCGGTGGAACTCGTGCCCGCGCAGCCGGGTGCCGTTGGCGGCGAGCACGCTGTCCGACACCGCGACCGCCTCGCGGTAGCCGAGGGTGAGCCGCTCCGACATCCGCGCGTCGGCATCGAGCACGCCGCACATGGGCTTGCCGTCCAGCGAACGCGCGAGGTACAGCAGCCCGGCGCACTCGGCGGCCACCGGACCGCCGGCCTCGGCGAAGCGGGCCACGGCCGCGCGGAGCGGCTCGTTGGCGGACAGCTCCGGCGCGTACACCTCGGGGAAGCCGCCACCGATCACCAGGCCGGAGGTACCGGGCGGGAGCGCCTCGTCCCGGAGCGGGTCGAAGGTGACGACGTCCGCCCCGGCGGCGGTGAGGAGCTCCGCGTGCTCGGCGTAGGAGAACGTGAACGCCGGTCCGCCCGCGACGGCGACGATCGGTCGAACGGCGGGGTCCGTGAGTGCAGCGCCGTTGCCGGGGCTCCGCCCCGGACCCCGCGCCTCGAACGCCGGCGAGGCCGGCTTTTCCAGCCCGTCCGGCGTTCGAGGACCGGGGTTCGGGGCGGAGCCCCGAGTGCCCGCCAGGGCACGTTCCGCATCCCAGGCTTCGCAGGGCAACGGCGGTGCGGTCCTCGCCAGGGCCATGAGGGCGTCCAGGTCGCAGCCCGCCCGGACCTGCGCGGCCAGCGCCGACACCGAGGCCAGCGCGTCGGTGTGCCGCTCGGCCACCGGCACCAGGCCCAGGTGGCGCGAGGGCGTGGCCACCTGCGGAGCCCGCCGCAGGACACCGAGGACCGGCATCCCCGCCTCCTCCAGGGCCTCCCGCAGCATCACCTCGTGCCGGTCGGAGCCGACCTTGTTCAGGATCACGCCCCCCAGCCGCACCTGCGGGTCGAAGGACGCGAAGCCGTGCACCAGCGCCGCGACCGACCGCGACTGCGAGGAGGCATCGACCACCAGCACCACGGGCGCCCGCAGCAACTTCGCGACCTGCGCCGTCGACGCCAGCTCACCACGGCCCGCGGCGCCGTCGTAGAGACCCATGACGCCCTCGACCACGGCCAGATCGCACCCGGCCGCCCCGTGCGCGAACAGCGGAGCTACCAGCTCCGGCCCGCACATGAAGGCGTCGAGGTTGCGCCCCGGCCGGCCGGTGGCCAGCGCGTGGTAGCCGGGGTCGATGTAGTCGGGCCCGGCCTTGTGCGGGGACACGGCGAGGCCGCGCTCCGAGAAGGCCGCCATCAGGCCCGTGGCCACGGTGGTCTTGCCGCTGCCGGACGACGGAGCGGCGATGACCAGCCGAGGCACGTTGAAGCGGTACGAAGTCACCACTCGATGCCCTTCTGGCCCTTCTGCCCCGTGTCCATCGGGTGCTTGACCTTGGTCATCTCGGTGACGAGGTCCGCGAACTCCACCAGCTTCTCCGGCGCGTTGCGGCCCGTGATCACCACGTGCTGCGTGCCGGGGCGGTTGCGGAGCACCTCGATGACCTCGTCGACGTCGATCCAGCCCCAGTGCATCGGGTAGGCGAACTCGTCGAGCACGTACAGCTTGTGCGTCTCGGCGGCCAGATCGCGCTTGACCTGCTCCCAGCCCTCCTTGGCCGCCTGCTCGTTGTCGAGCTGCGCGTCCCGCTGGACCCAGGACCAGCCCTCGCCCATCTTGTGCCATACGACGGAGCCGCCCTCGCCGGAGGCGCCGAGCACCTTGAGCGCGTTCTCCTCGCCGACCTTCCACTTCGCCGACTTGACGAACTGGAACACCCCGATGGGCCAGCCCTGGTTCCAGGCGCGCAGCGCCAGCCCGAAGGCCGCCGTGGACTTGCCCTTGCCGGGGCCGGTGTGGACGAAGACCAGCGGACGGTTGCGGCGCTGGCGCGTGGTGAGCCCGTCGTCCGGAACGACGGACGGCTGTCCCTGAGGCATTACGCGGCCCTCCTGTTGCTGTTGCTGCTGCTGTGGGGTGAAGCGGTGGATGTCACTGCGGTACGTACGTTCTTCACGAGCCCGGCCAGCGAGTCGGCCCGCAGCCCGTCGAGCGTGACGGCCGGACCGCCGAGGTCCCGGGCCAGTACGCCGGCCAGCCCCAGCCGGACCGGCCCGGACTCGCAGTCCACGACCACCGAGGCGACGCCACCGGCCTGCAGCAGCCGCGCGCTGTGCCCGGCGAGCTCCCGCGGGCTGCTGTCCGTACGGCCCCCGGTGTTCCCGGCCGAGGTGGCCCGCCCGTCGGTGACGACCACGAGCAGCGGCCGGCGCGAGGGGTCCCGCAGCCGCTCGATCCGCAGCACCTCGTGGGCCTTCAGCAGCCCGGCGGCCAGCGGGGTGCGGCCGCCCGTCGGCAGCTGCTCCAGCCGGGCCGCCGCCGCGTCCACCGAGGAGGTCGGCGGCAGGGCCAGCTCGGCCGTGGCACCCCGGAAGGTGATCAGGCCGACCTTGTCCCGGCGCTGGTAGGCGTCCA
Proteins encoded in this window:
- a CDS encoding SCO1860 family LAETG-anchored protein, which codes for MNSHTFRMPTAVLLATGAVALLTAPPAVATGGGAAGGEGKAGAVVLRAGLDVGLLNKTVNIPLKTTLNEVSAPATAEKTALTVTLDGVEGNDPISVLRAEVATSKATADTTRAEAEANLAKASVHVPGLPLLSLVEVEKVTSKAVCEAGKKPVASANALGAVTALGKKVTLSAGGPTTVEVPGVGRIDLELSATETTGTTAAAAALRLKVAVNPLNLNVAKVDGEIVLAEAHCESPKGAAPAANPPVDPDVKPQTGTGSGSATSGGISGTTGANLAETGGGSLTPYVAGGALTLLAIGGGALLITRRGRAS
- a CDS encoding CapA family protein; translated protein: MKAYVRAGTALAALAVVGGGIYAVPRLLDSGAAPASEQRLQGDPGQGEPARGKPDAPQAAAPGKPFTLVATGDIIPYPSIVQRSADDAGKAGEYDFRKILAGVKPLVSAADLAICHHEIPYGRPGGPYTGYPTFKAPHQLADALKDAGYDSCSTASNHTLDDGYEGLARTLEHLDRVGIPHVGSARSAEEAKAPALLAAGGAKVAQLSYTYGTNGIPLPQGKPWAVNLIDKDRIIADARAARAGGANVVVLSVHWGTEWQTAPDEQQKALAQELTASRPADGLPDIDLIIGTHNHVPQPYEKINGTWVVFGMGDQVASFVPADKLRGNQSSVPRFTFSPAAGRPGRWEVVKAEYLTQYSDMGSPFRVVCASCAASDTSLPAAKRSEYARIDQQVTEAVMSRGAGGQGLEHATR
- the cobC gene encoding Rv2231c family pyridoxal phosphate-dependent protein CobC produces the protein MGEYATQVVVGVGGRAGVSVAEVCALVEETLRGAGLALGAVTALATVESKAGEAGITGAAERFGVPVVSYPAARLAGIAVPHPSEAARAATGTPSVAEAAALAGGGELLVPKRRSVSATCAVATAHTHDLRHHGDAEVIDAGSALVDLAVNVRADTPPDWLKQRIAASLGDLAAYPDGRRARAAVAARHGLPVERVLLTAGAAEAFVLIARALGAVRPVVVHPQFTEPEAALRDAGHQVGRVVLRAADGFRLDPADVPEDADLVLIGNPTNPTSVLHPAGTLAALARPGRILVVDEAFMDAVPGEREALAGRMDLPGLVVLRSLTKTWGLAGLRIGYVLAEPEVIAELAAAQPLWPVSTPALVAAEACVAPAALAEAEEAARRIAVDRAHLLAGLAEFDEVTVAGVAEGPFVLIRVAGGAEVRTRLRALGFAVRRGDTFPGLDHSWLRLAVRDRATTGRLLQALDHALALTAR
- a CDS encoding ZIP family metal transporter: MAVIVALGAFLMTLAGGWAAQRVTDRRHLVLGLAGGLMLGVVGLDLLPEALHAAGAEVFGVPLALLLFVGGFLVTHVVERLLAVRQAAHGAENGGRTPQVGLTAAAAMVGHSLADGVALGAAFQVGGGMGVAVALAVITHDFADGFNTYTLTSLYGNDRRKALMMLFADAVAPVVGAASTLLFTLPEEPLGAYLGFFGGVLLYLASAEILPEAHHKHPALSTLMCTVGGVAGIWLVVGIAD
- a CDS encoding cobyrinate a,c-diamide synthase, producing the protein MVTSYRFNVPRLVIAAPSSGSGKTTVATGLMAAFSERGLAVSPHKAGPDYIDPGYHALATGRPGRNLDAFMCGPELVAPLFAHGAAGCDLAVVEGVMGLYDGAAGRGELASTAQVAKLLRAPVVLVVDASSQSRSVAALVHGFASFDPQVRLGGVILNKVGSDRHEVMLREALEEAGMPVLGVLRRAPQVATPSRHLGLVPVAERHTDALASVSALAAQVRAGCDLDALMALARTAPPLPCEAWDAERALAGTRGSAPNPGPRTPDGLEKPASPAFEARGPGRSPGNGAALTDPAVRPIVAVAGGPAFTFSYAEHAELLTAAGADVVTFDPLRDEALPPGTSGLVIGGGFPEVYAPELSANEPLRAAVARFAEAGGPVAAECAGLLYLARSLDGKPMCGVLDADARMSERLTLGYREAVAVSDSVLAANGTRLRGHEFHRTVIEPGAGAAPAWGFTHPERRVEGFVQQGVHASYLHTHWAAEPSVARRFTEAAAARR
- the cobO gene encoding cob(I)yrinic acid a,c-diamide adenosyltransferase, producing MPQGQPSVVPDDGLTTRQRRNRPLVFVHTGPGKGKSTAAFGLALRAWNQGWPIGVFQFVKSAKWKVGEENALKVLGASGEGGSVVWHKMGEGWSWVQRDAQLDNEQAAKEGWEQVKRDLAAETHKLYVLDEFAYPMHWGWIDVDEVIEVLRNRPGTQHVVITGRNAPEKLVEFADLVTEMTKVKHPMDTGQKGQKGIEW